A window of Paenibacillus polygoni contains these coding sequences:
- a CDS encoding DinB family protein, with the protein MQTFFRYNWIVREQWYEWCKDLPEEELLRPRTGGVGSILQTLFHIVDVEWSWIRRLQGKPDDLENFDEYASLQKVRELDQRFKPEVEAFVAAWDNSMESRVFYDYRRDGSFDMDAWGEVMRHIIAHQIHHMGQLSVWAREKGIQKNPVSPNVIGKNLIAVQQK; encoded by the coding sequence ATGCAAACTTTTTTCAGATATAACTGGATTGTAAGAGAACAGTGGTACGAGTGGTGTAAGGATCTCCCGGAAGAGGAATTATTGCGTCCACGAACGGGAGGAGTCGGAAGCATTTTACAGACCCTTTTTCATATCGTAGATGTAGAGTGGAGCTGGATTCGAAGACTGCAAGGTAAACCTGATGATCTAGAGAATTTTGATGAATATGCTTCGCTTCAGAAGGTAAGAGAGCTTGATCAGCGATTCAAACCTGAAGTGGAAGCATTCGTTGCTGCATGGGACAATTCGATGGAGTCCCGAGTATTTTACGATTATAGGCGTGATGGCAGTTTTGATATGGATGCTTGGGGTGAAGTAATGCGCCATATTATTGCACATCAGATTCACCATATGGGACAGCTATCTGTTTGGGCAAGAGAAAAAGGAATTCAGAAGAATCCCGTTTCTCCTAATGTTATAGGTAAGAATCTAATTGCAGTTCAGCAAAAATGA
- a CDS encoding DUF4177 domain-containing protein, producing the protein MEQWEYKTMKYKTGGFLGGKVDTEEFEQELNEYGLDGWEIVSCFDTSISQGASKDVIVVFKRRRQL; encoded by the coding sequence ATGGAACAATGGGAATACAAAACGATGAAATATAAAACAGGTGGGTTCTTGGGAGGGAAAGTAGATACGGAGGAGTTCGAACAGGAACTAAATGAATATGGACTGGATGGCTGGGAAATCGTATCCTGTTTTGATACAAGTATTTCGCAAGGTGCATCAAAGGATGTGATTGTCGTCTTTAAAAGAAGAAGACAGTTATAA